The Acipenser ruthenus chromosome 28, fAciRut3.2 maternal haplotype, whole genome shotgun sequence sequence ttagcagacgcccttatccagggtgacttacaattgttacaagatatcacattatttcacattatacagatatcacattattttacatacaattacccatttatacagttgggtttttactggagcaatctaggtaaagtaccttgctcaagggtacagcagcagtgtcccccacctgggattgaacccacgaccctccgggcaagagtccaaagccctaaccactactccacactgctgctgacactcagtgaaacattaaaaaacataaatacaaataactacAAATAATATGCCTGTTTTGCCGTGGAACTAATTCCAATACTGCACAGCAACTACTCAcatgtaaacatttttaaatctcagACTTTCCAAAATGATATCAAGTTGGGTGGCAATTAGtttcataactattaaacatgAGCGATATCagagtgtaataaaaaaaataaaaaactttcatTACCAGGCACTTGTCCCTATTTGACACCTATTATATTCTGTCTGGTATGTTTCAATGCGGGGCAGTAAGCAGATAGAGCCATTAACAGCGCTGGTTTTGACTGTATTGTGCAGTGCTGATCCCCCTTGTGGTAAAGAGTCCCACTTATTGATTATACTTAGTGTAGGGTTACTATTGTACCAGCAACCTAGCAGGAAAGCTGACTGAGCTTTCAGGATTGTGATGTCACTCTAAAAACACCCCAGCCTGTATTTCTTCAGTGGCATTCTGAGTTTTGAGCTCTTAAGTTTGTGTGCAATTCCAGTACTGCCCACTGACCTCACATTGCTGTGTTGTGGTTCTATTTAATTGAAGGAAAGTGCTTCAACAACAAAGAGCCATGAGCTTTCTGAGAATCAAAGGGTTTAaatgtacagttatggccaaaaggtttgcatcaccctatagaattaactaattttgcttcataaagtcgaatgaaacctgctgaataatgttacagtaacatattgaattacatgctgctttgtagtttttgaaaaactgaaacaaatgtcACAATTCGGAATCTAagaagaaatactgtactactattatggcttccggtagacttttgcaatataatcttgtagtttctttgattacattatgctaaataaaagatctacattatgttcatatagtctttttttaattatgtcgcaatcctaaaattctaggtgatgctaaacgtttGGCCAGAGCTTTACTGTATGTAAGATTTAGCTTTGCACCATTTTTAAATGAAGAATATAGATAATACAGCAGAACGCTATAAAAAGAATTGTAAAACCTGAGACCCCAAGTATTTATTTTGCCAacattttttaagtgtttttatttgtgttcttaTGTTAAAGATACATAGATATTCTAAATGGCAAATGATAACTATGCTAAAGAATTAAGAACATATTTAGAAATCATTGTAGGTAGAACTTACTCATTGAAGTCCTTATATAAGTTTGCCACAGTTAATCTGCATGGAAAtggtgcagttttcccatggctatGTATTTACAATAGTTTACAGTGGTTTGCCATGTTGTTTAATCCTCTCTGGGATTTGTAATGCTTTCAGATGCTTTACAATCACCACCACGTCCTGTATATTATATCACGTCAATTTGGCTacttcttcatcagcattttttattaaaaaaacattgttagccctattaaactttagtactgtagtttgtaatagaggTTCCTAATGTTcacttcattgcatcacaaggacgactgactgaaTCGTACAGTTGTGCAGGAATCAGGAGATGTGTGTGAcgtgactctgcaaacatttaaaatacgtgCCGGTTATCGGAGACAGAGACTCCGATTCGTGTACTATCAGTAGTGGCATGTAGGGAATCGGATTTCTAATGCCTATTCAGTGGCATGGTACAGAAAGACTATTATGATTTCCACAGAGAAAAGAGATCGCGTCATCGGTGTGCATGCATCGAAATTATTCTTAAGTCGATTCTTAaattaagtcaaggttctgcctattgaAAAAAGTACCGGAAAGCTGTTCTGGCTCAACTACACCACGGGTTGGAACAACCCTATAATATAAtgtgccactatatatatatatatatatatatatatatatatatatatatatatatatatatatatatatatacacttgtaaCAGTGTCAGAGATTAAAAGATTTGTAAATTATAAAACTATTCAGTTTCAATGTGACATTTAGCGCTACACTATTTAGTATACAGCTCGTACTTTTTCCCACTAGGTGGCTGGCTGGTGCATTTATTCTCACATCACCTGTCATTTTATGTATAATGCTACCATTTGGCATCATTAGTGGACAGTTGCCTTGATCTAAATTTAGCCTGTGTTAAACTATATCTGCAGTATTACATTTCCTTTTGTATAGTGTATTGAAAACATATGCAGAAGTAATGACTTAATATAGCAATATCACTTTGACGCTTTTTGACAACTTATATAAACCTTTGTTGTCTCTAAATcactttgcttttttatttccagGTATCTCACGGAGTTTGTTGATTTGGGCAATGTTTCCGCACTCAGGACTTTCCGTGTACTCCGAGCTCTTAAAACAATCACTGTTATTCCTGGTAGGtgacatttaaatgaaaacatatcCCGGTATATTTCTATATAAAGTGATGGTTGGACTGTAGCCATTGAGTTGTAGAAATGCATTTTCCTGGCCTCGGTAATATTTTTACTGCTGTCAGCATCTTTCTTGCAAGTTCCCCATATTTAttttcacttcctgtgcaacaggTATTAAGACACACCCATcctgtaaagtgagtgtgaagtTCAGGTAGAGTCCTAATACCTGGGCTACATTTGATTATGCAAATGTATGAAAGTTTTGTAACATGATAATGTATGAGCGCAGCAAAGCAGCAACCAGGCACATGACAAGACTTGCTTTTGCATAGTGGTCTTAACCACTGCAGGCGTAGTTATAGAGTTAACTTCAGCGACTAGACAGGGGTTAGACTCCATTAGGCAGTTAATCATCCTTACAATCTTCCCTCTTAGTACGGTGATCGACTGCAGTCATGCCACCAATTTAACAGACTGTGTGCAAACTGCCGTCCGCCACATTGCAAGCAAGCGCCTTAAACACAGTGCAAAAGATCCAGGCtaatctgcattcatggttataaagcttttattttttcacagacaGAGGATAGAATCTGTAATGACAATACATCACACAGCACAGTTCTTTACACTAACTTACTGGAGAGGTAGTTTGGGGTGAAAAGGTTCAGCAAGCACCCAGATAATTCAGTGCAGGAAGTGAATCTATAGTCTGgtggcagtatatatatatatttttttgaaaggaAAGTCTGTTTGGCCTTACGTTCACTTATCAAATAGGTACACCGACCTTAGTTTGTAGATTGAAGTCCCAGAGACCAATTGGTTACCAGATTAcctttaaaataatgatttaaaaggGACTTTATTACATCTTTTATGCTAATATATGCAGAAACAAACCTCTGTTCCACCAAGCCATAAAGACCTGCTCAAAATAAAGACCCCTTTCTGTCAGTCCATTTCACTTTCCCAGTAATACTAATACCTTCCCCCTCTGTTGTGAACAATGCATCCAGTATTTTTAGGTCAAATCTCTGGATTTGATTAATTGAGTTTCCTCTCATTCCACAGGATTGAAAACCATCGTGGGCGCTCTGATTCAGTCAGTGAAGAAGCTTGCAGATGTGATGATTCTTACAGTGTTCTGTCTCAGTGTTTTTGCTCTCATTGGTCTTCAGTTGTTCATGGGTAACCTACGACAAAAGTGCGTCAAATGGCCCCCACCTATCAGCGATACTTGGGTTGACGACGGCTACATTGTAGGAAATGATTCCTTTGGAACTTCAACCATGGGTTACAATAACACAGATAATAGTACTGTTGGTGGCTTCGACTGGAATGAATACATCAACAATAATGGTAAATGATAGGACAGTATTTTGGCAGGGTGTATCAAAAAGTGAATTTCACCATGATGCCTGGAGAATAAATATGTCACAActataaaatgcaacagtctaaaACGGCTGTATCTATAAAGCACACTTGCAAATGCTTGGGGCCTTATCAGCATACTGTATTGATCCACTTACTACATACAATAACAAGACAGTGAAATGCGGTCCTCTGAAAATCAGGTTTATaagttaaaaataacatttctggaAAACTGGCCTTCATTGAAAATTATTATTGAATGTTTGTTGTGCAGATCATTTTCGTACTGTGGCTTTGTTCTTAAAGGTTGACCAGGCAACACTGATTCAATTCCTATTCCAGGATTCATACCACACTAGTATGTTATTCCAGGATTTGTTTGTGTTctaaccttttttgtttgtttgttttgatctCTAAGATAACTACTATTTTCTTCCGGGATCTCTTGACGCACTTCTCTGTGGAAACAGCTCAGATGCTGGGTAGGTCGTTATAATACTGCTACATATACATATGAATAGAAAATTGAAACCAGTCTTCCATAAAATCAGCTGTAGAAAATAAGCATTGAGTGCATTGGGTGCACTGGCAGGATGTCTGCTGCCCACACCCTCTTCAATAAGTGCTCTTCCACTCTACTGGCTCTCATCCCCAAGCTCATCTCAATCTATACAAGTATGGTAAATTTCATGAAGATCCATCTGCATTTACTATGCATTCCTTTCATGAACCTCAGACAGACCTCTGCCAGAAGGTATCATCTGGCAGAGGTCATGGGATGCATGCGCAGACTCTTAGATGCAAACAAACAGATAGTTGTTTTGCTCGGGAGAGATGTTAGCTGTTTCACCACAGTTGAGAGAGACAGgtttgtatatataaatatgtattttttttattgtgaattcTTGGTGGGAAACACTCGCTACCGTCAGGCATGGTGCTGGCTACACCAGCTATGATGCCATAAGAGTTTCCCTCAGAGTTATGCAGCAAGCACATGGTGTACTGACCCTCACCACACCATGCTTGCCATTtagcaaaacttttggtcatagctgtagatcTCAATGGGAAGCAGGATTTGGAAGGTAAACTAATCTGGTGTACTCTTTCAAAGCCAAGTGTTAACTGCCGTTCTCTATTGCTGCTGTTCAGACTGATTCTTTATCACTGTTGTTTGACAGAAAGTGCCCAGAAGGATTCATCTGCATGAAGGCTGGAAGGAATCCGAACTATGGCTATACCAGCTATGACACTTTCAGCTGGGCTTTCCTCTCCTTGTTCCGTCTCATGACTCAGGACTTTTGGGAGAACCTCTTTCAACTGGTATTGATTTTTAAATGAACCCCTTTTAACGTGTCAACAGCAAACAAATAATTTACATTGAATCATCTTTAATGTTAATGATAATGGTAATCTTGATTGCACTACAAAGGCAAGGTAAAGGTTTGGAGATAAGGGACAATTGCAGAACAGTaccacattttcatattttgacgtACCAATGTTATCGCACCGGTATAAACAACTGCAATCACTACCACTCATCTTAGTTTGAAATCTATTGTCCTTGCTGGTTATgctgcctcgcaggtcgggagggagatctaacaccaagaatcattcgatctctgtcacagtgataCATTGCTACTAGTATGGATCTTTGCATTGCTTCTGTTTAGTTTTATTAGAGTTTTTCTGATGGCCATTATTAGCTGTTTAAAGGTAACATGAATTGTGTTTCATTGTCCAGACGCTACGTGCAGCTGGTAAAACCTACATGATATTCTTTGTGGTGATCATCTTCCTGGGTTCGTTCTACCTCATCAATCTGATCCTGGCTGTGGTTGCCATGGCCTACGCAGAGCAGAATGAAGCCACGCTAGCAGAGGCACAGGAGAAAGAAGAGGAGTTTCAGAGGATCTTAGAACAGCTGAAAAAGCAGGAGGCACAGGTTGGTTGGTTTTATTGTATATTCATAACTTTAAACCATCTGTCATAAGATCCTTatcaatactaaaagaaactcaaggAGGAACCATTCCAATGTCTTATCAATGTCTTTAATGATCTTGACTTCACTGAAATGTTGATCTACCGTCATACTGCACCTGCTGTTCTTTTCTGTTTACTTTACAACTGTTGCTGTCTGACAGAGATTAAAACCTCGCTAATCCTTTATTTCCTTGACATAAGAGACTAGTAAGAATAGAATCATATACTGTATCAAACAGGAACTGAACCCCCTGACAAATGATAAAGCACTGAATCAAAAAGGCAAATTTCTGTGCAACTGTgttctatttttttctgtatgcttttactatacttatattttgcatttattacactttgccaaatgtgtctgtgctttaccacattCACACAGCCAAAATATCAGTATGTGTTAATAGGATAACTTGTGCCGATCACGTATCATTTAGGTACCCTGAATAGGATATATGATTTGtgacactttgctctgcttttactgttCATTTTCAATGTAAACTTGTATAAAGCTTCAGAGAGATTTGTTTTAATGTTGAACTCTTACATTATATACAACTATACAATTAGAGCAACTCTCAGATTGTCACTGTAGAAATTTATGTGGTTTGACATCTGCCTCGACTAGTATTTCTGGTAACAAGTTTAATCAATTCAACTTTTATTGTTTTTCAGATGCATAGTCGGGCAGGTACACATGACAGTCACGAATCACTTGCTAGTAATAAAGTTCGGAAAAAAGGTGGCGGTTCAGGGCATGAATTCACTGACGATGAACACAGCCTTGGAGACGATGGAGAGAAGATCAAAGACTGCAATGGAAGAGCTATGCCCAGAATCGTCATAGACAGGGTCTGTACAGATGAAGAAGTAAGATTCTTTGTGCCCTTTGTGCCATTGTGCCTTTGTGAAGTCTGTGTTTGCAAGTATTCTATTACTTTCTATTACTGTAACTCCTAATTCAGAGGTCTCCAATCTGCGTTCTGCTGAGCAAATCTCAGGAAATATACCCATAGAATTAATCTGTAACTCCACACAAAGCACAACATATCATCAATCAAAATCTGTGCCTCTTTACAACATCCTTGCTCTTATTTATCAACGCTAAATATTACTGTAATGTCCGGTATATAACATGCACTCTTATGCATATATCATACAAGAGATGCACATTATACAAGGATGTAACCAATGGCATCTGCATTATGCACAGGTTGCATATGCTAAAAATATGCCTTTCCTGTAATACATATTTGAATACTATATGTATTAATTTACAGTACAATGACATTTTGATGATGTACCAGATATTGGTAtagggtgagatgttgttgtaagtgactctgcagctgatgcatagttaccacaccctagtctctgtaagtcgccttggataaagacatctgctaaataagcaaataataataatatagagatACTGGTGCTGCCAAGCTGACAGTGGTCCGTGGAATGATCCTTAAACATCAGTGTTGCTCATGAGTGGAATAACTTGTCTTGCACTGTGCCTTTCGACACTGGAGTCATACAGTCTCACTCACAAGAACAACCATGCGCATTTGTTTAACCCCTTGGGGACCAAACAAAATCTTCCTTACTCTAAACTCTGAATGAACTAGATACTTGCCTCGGGGGAACACATGTGTTACTCCAATGCTTGTTATTATGGGGCTTCCCCTGTAGCGCATGGTAAGAGGCAGCTATTTGAAGTGCAGGGTGATCCACAGCACATCCCAGATAGAAGGCTTGACATGAATAGAAGAAAACAGATAAGCAATGTAGTATTCCCCTCACACTCAGTCTTCTTATAACCCAATAATAAAGCACTGGATGCTGTAAAAAGTAAATTGTTATTATACATtagcaaaaacacaacaaatatccATCATATCCCcttgtatatcattttttttctgtcttgtttTATGAAAGTCTTGCAGTGATCAAGGCGTTCTCACATGGTTGGGGAGGAAAGTCATGTGGGTCTAGTGTGCCTAATAGCGCTTTAGCGACAACCACTGGCCAGGTGCTGAATGAGTCCAGGTTGAAATTACATTCAGATTGGGCCTTCCCTCCAGACGCCTGTTACTATCCATTGCTTGGGTTCAAACAGGTGATATCAGTGATTTCAGGGACAGTCCGTTTACACAATCATGTTGATGACACAGAATAAAAGAGAACTGATAATTCAATACAATacgatatatatatttatattacacaGACTAAAAGGGAACCGTACTggataatacaatacagtacatgtgtattaCACAGACAAAAAGAGAACCATACTGGataatacagtacatgtgtattaCACAGACTAAAAGGGAACCATACtggataatacaatacaatacatgtcTATTACACAGACTAAAAGGGAACCATACTAGATTCAATACAAGTTAATAATAAAATCCTTCTACTTCTCTCATTTTGCACTGTTTGTTTTCCTAGACTTTTGCTGAGGATGAAAGGAGTAAGAAGTCAGGATCCCAACAGAATATGACCCATTTAGATGAGCTGGGTCTTCAAAAAAGAACAGCCAGTGCTTTGAGTGTCCTCACCAGTGCTATGGAAGGTACTTCAGTATATACTcctggacattttaaaaaacgaCATTCTGTACACTGCATGGGGAGGGTTGGCTGTAAACATGATATATCTTCTCCATTTTGCTCTTCATGTGTAGAAAACTTTGGATAACTTAGAAGTTATTTATTCATGACACAAGGCTGATTTAAGAACAGTTATGGCTATATTGTGTGGAAAATACTGTGACATAGATGACATTGTGTAGAATATTATCATGCATACTTACAATAGCATGCCTATAGGGTGCTAAGCCAGGGCATTACTGCTCTGCATCTAGCCTTCTTGATTGGGTCGAGGTGGAGGTTGTGCTACTGAAGTCCACAGTACTGCACTTCTCCTTAGTGCTTAATTGTGGTAATATGATATTTCCAGTATGTTATTTTGTGTCTAAATTGTGTATAGTGAAATACAGTATGCAAAAGTGTTTTACATTGCATCTGAACATAAGGAAAAACAAATTCATATATTGTAGTGAAACTGTACACCTTTTCTCCTATTACTGTGAGTGAATGTTTTTATTAGCAACATTGTCAATGCACCCCTTTACCTCTGATGAAGATCCATTGGTTCTTTTTGAGTAAACAGCAACTAAGTGATGAGACACCATAgggtctattcataaaatgatttgATGACTGTCCTAGGTAATCGAATTTCGTTTAAAACTAATGGAAGTCGTCcatattgatattcataaaatgatctgtgcAGACCGGCGACTGTCGCTAAGCAGTTTATGAATAGGTATATATTCGTTCACGACTGAAATCCGTCtccttttgatgacatcatcagctctATAAACATTCGCTCAGTTCTGTCATTAGCTGTTTGGAACACAAATGGAATCTACTGACAACGGCAACAAAAGAACTCCAACCATGCTGAAGAAGCGTAGGAAAGGGCGTTTTCGGGCACATGAAAATTCCTTATTGATGGcataacttttaaaaaatgatcatAAATGATATGGTCCAAAACCCGTGTCTGCAGCTGCCAGGCGAGCCATATGGCAAGAAATAAGTTAAAATGAATGCTTTAGGTGTTTGTCCACGGGATGTTAACGAGATCATGAAAAGATGGCATGACATATGGGGGTCAGTAAAGAAAAAAATTGCTGCTCTACATAAAGCATCCAGAGTCACTGGCTTAGGACTACCacctcgttctccactcaccccCACTGAGGAGAAGATAATACAAACTTTCGACCACCTGACCCTGGATGGCATGGGAGGCATGGACACCAGTGCATTGGACCTTGGCTTTGGTAAGTTTTGTTATCCCAAGGTCACAGACACAAGGTATATTCCACgggcagcagtgttgagtagtggttagggctctggactcttgaccggagggtcatgggttcaattcccggtcggggacactgctgttgtacccttgagcaaggtactttacctagattgctccagtaaaaaacccaactgtataaatgggtaattgtatgtaaaaataatgtgttatcttgtaacaattgtaagtcgccctggataagggcgtctgctaagaaataaataataataatattccccaCTGAAGCGATGTTTAAACAGCCGCAAAGTATGTAGGTTACAAAATACGTAATATTTAGGGATGCAACAATATATAATTACAATTTCATAGAATGCTTCTTG is a genomic window containing:
- the LOC117434821 gene encoding t-SNARE domain-containing protein 1-like; amino-acid sequence: MNALGVCPRDVNEIMKRWHDIWGSVKKKIAALHKASRVTGLGLPPRSPLTPTEEKIIQTFDHLTLDGMGGMDTSALDLGFEQYTGFRMEQEKQGGVQPTNDGREYSEEDQDNESEANIPQTLQSAAGCIPGPSVTTVIPPRPPVQVACWLHNYRRTPS